From Polynucleobacter difficilis, a single genomic window includes:
- a CDS encoding FliO/MopB family protein → MDSTVGGMLLFSFIWLALAAALIWVVAFLVKRDAAIRTSNPHVMILAQQALGPRERVIVLNVLNRILVVGHTPSQITLITELDPEDVANLKPQATSVDFANNLRQFVKRKLG, encoded by the coding sequence ATGGACTCCACGGTTGGAGGTATGTTGCTCTTCTCATTCATCTGGCTCGCACTTGCAGCAGCCCTGATTTGGGTTGTCGCTTTTCTAGTTAAACGCGACGCCGCCATCCGCACCAGTAATCCCCATGTGATGATCTTGGCACAGCAGGCATTGGGCCCCCGTGAGCGTGTCATTGTTCTCAATGTCTTAAATCGCATTTTAGTGGTGGGCCACACGCCTAGTCAGATTACCCTGATCACTGAACTTGATCCTGAAGACGTAGCCAATTTGAAGCCGCAAGCAACAAGCGTCGATTTTGCAAATAACTTGCGCCAGTTTGTGAAACGAAAATTGGGATGA
- a CDS encoding flagellar basal body-associated FliL family protein, whose translation MADEERIEPTLDPNAAAPAAGASPPANGDNIQEAEKPKSKKMLFIIIGVVVLLVAAVGGYLYMQSSEEARKLKEAEAKRPENILKKQLMERKENAPPIYIPLEEMIVNLPGRGGEHYLQAKIVLRTNDSATEGKIKNFMPVIRDKIITVLSSRQMQELATVEGKVMMAREIALVINSIIAPQLTAIYILQQQPGTADMQNLERIGAVPKETSSGQKITGEAARAAAEFWNVTEMDLPVQAVLFSSFVMQ comes from the coding sequence ATGGCTGATGAAGAGCGTATTGAACCGACTTTAGATCCAAATGCTGCAGCGCCGGCTGCTGGTGCATCCCCCCCAGCAAATGGAGACAATATCCAAGAAGCAGAAAAACCAAAAAGCAAGAAAATGCTTTTCATCATCATTGGTGTTGTGGTTCTGCTTGTGGCCGCCGTGGGCGGTTACCTGTACATGCAAAGCTCTGAAGAAGCTAGAAAGCTTAAAGAAGCTGAGGCAAAGCGCCCCGAAAATATTCTGAAGAAACAGTTGATGGAGCGTAAAGAGAATGCTCCGCCAATCTATATTCCCTTGGAAGAAATGATCGTAAACCTGCCAGGGCGCGGTGGCGAACATTATCTGCAGGCTAAAATCGTTTTGAGAACCAACGATTCGGCCACTGAAGGCAAGATCAAGAATTTCATGCCAGTGATCCGCGACAAAATTATCACTGTGCTGTCTTCGCGGCAAATGCAAGAGTTGGCCACGGTTGAAGGCAAAGTCATGATGGCGCGGGAAATTGCATTGGTCATTAACTCCATCATTGCGCCTCAATTAACCGCTATTTATATTTTGCAGCAGCAACCCGGTACAGCGGATATGCAAAATTTAGAGCGCATTGGTGCAGTTCCGAAAGAGACATCCTCTGGCCAAAAAATTACAGGTGAAGCAGCCCGCGCTGCAGCTGAGTTCTGGAATGTCACCGAAATGGATTTACCGGTGCAAGCCGTGTTGTTCAGTTCGTTTGTGATGCAGTAA
- the fliN gene encoding flagellar motor switch protein FliN: protein MAENDNDLAKSMTSADVSGSLRKATFNNLEEGTRVNPDFNEIDLVMDVPVQVTVELGRAKMQIRNLLNLTYGSVIELDILAGEPLEVVVNGCLVAQGEVVIVNDRYGIRLTDIVTPAERLRKINR, encoded by the coding sequence ATGGCTGAAAACGACAACGATTTAGCGAAATCAATGACCAGTGCCGATGTATCCGGCTCCTTGCGTAAAGCCACCTTTAACAATTTAGAGGAAGGTACACGAGTTAATCCCGATTTCAATGAAATCGACCTCGTAATGGACGTGCCTGTTCAGGTAACGGTGGAGCTGGGCCGTGCCAAAATGCAAATCCGCAATCTACTTAACCTAACGTATGGCTCGGTGATTGAATTGGATATCTTGGCGGGCGAGCCCCTTGAGGTTGTGGTGAATGGATGTTTAGTTGCGCAGGGCGAAGTTGTGATTGTGAATGACCGTTACGGTATTCGCTTGACTGACATCGTGACTCCAGCAGAGCGTCTGCGAAAAATTAATCGTTAA
- a CDS encoding flagellar basal body rod protein FlgF produces the protein MINRYAYTSMTGATAATQQLAVTSNNLANALTPGFREVISAFRAVPLKGDGVPFTGNGADTRVFSVETTPGSNFTQGQLQTTGNALDVAIKGDGMFTVRRPDGQEAYTRAGKFMVNEQGMLMIGKDIPVVGSGGTITIPIGAIVQIAEDGAVFTQLPGTQFLNQAGKLKLVNPNSNELVRAADGLFDLPGQQAAADPAVRVVQGAFEMSNNNPTLAMVQMIDQSRMFDLNSRSITFADQNARTATSLLSLTRF, from the coding sequence ATGATTAATCGTTACGCCTATACCTCGATGACGGGTGCCACCGCTGCGACGCAACAGTTGGCGGTCACCTCGAACAATCTAGCGAATGCATTGACGCCAGGTTTTCGAGAGGTCATCAGCGCCTTTCGCGCGGTGCCGCTGAAGGGCGATGGCGTCCCATTTACGGGGAATGGCGCAGATACGAGGGTGTTCTCAGTAGAGACGACGCCGGGGAGTAATTTCACCCAGGGCCAGTTACAAACTACCGGCAATGCATTGGATGTAGCGATTAAGGGTGACGGTATGTTTACGGTGCGTCGCCCAGACGGACAAGAGGCCTACACCCGGGCGGGTAAGTTCATGGTCAATGAGCAGGGTATGTTGATGATAGGCAAGGACATACCGGTAGTAGGATCTGGCGGCACCATAACAATTCCGATTGGGGCCATTGTTCAAATCGCTGAAGATGGCGCAGTATTCACCCAATTGCCAGGAACCCAATTTTTGAATCAGGCGGGCAAACTAAAGTTAGTTAACCCGAATAGCAACGAATTAGTTAGGGCTGCTGATGGCCTCTTTGATTTGCCGGGGCAACAGGCTGCAGCAGATCCTGCTGTGCGAGTTGTGCAGGGCGCCTTTGAGATGAGTAATAACAATCCAACTTTAGCGATGGTGCAAATGATTGATCAGAGTCGGATGTTTGATTTAAACAGCCGGTCTATTACATTTGCAGACCAAAACGCTAGAACAGCAACCAGCTTGCTATCCCTCACACGGTTCTAA
- a CDS encoding flagellar biosynthetic protein FliQ: MESGVIIDLIYQALRMAAVLAGPILMALLIVGLVIGILQAATSVNESTVAFVPKLIVFGLVIVLIGPVTLVLFTDYIKALYSSIPGLVN; the protein is encoded by the coding sequence ATGGAAAGCGGAGTCATCATCGATTTGATTTACCAAGCTTTGAGGATGGCTGCGGTATTGGCCGGCCCCATTTTGATGGCCTTATTGATTGTTGGTTTGGTGATTGGTATTTTGCAGGCCGCAACCTCTGTAAATGAGTCGACAGTGGCATTTGTACCCAAGTTGATTGTGTTTGGGCTCGTCATCGTTTTGATTGGCCCCGTCACCTTGGTTTTGTTCACTGACTACATTAAAGCGCTCTACAGCAGCATACCGGGTTTGGTAAATTAA
- a CDS encoding carbonic anhydrase gives MNTYSKLPLSLVAMVLSCMMVSKAIANDAPAAASAKPKAVAASGPSDDDLSKALLNKINKGSGDIVIRTGDLPTGNPPPQAKPETKPEAKPKVAKAPAKPVEKDPIEVVQWTYMDGPGGPENWASLGKENLACMKGKSQSPININVDRAVKAEMAPLEFLYRPSPLSIVDNGYTVLVNYGEGSNVIAEGRQYRLVQFHFHKPSEEAINGDRTDMVAHLVHQHHDGSFLEVSVLMSTKPPASTRRYLWGNDEVKGNSLIQTLWNNVPLVKGKVETPPVVIDVNQLLPADRGYFTYMGSLSTPPCTENVLRYVMKTPIYVSPEQVKNFDRIYPMNARPLQPKGDRLVKESTGN, from the coding sequence ATGAATACATATAGCAAATTACCCCTCTCCTTAGTGGCCATGGTGCTGTCCTGCATGATGGTATCGAAAGCCATTGCGAACGATGCGCCTGCGGCGGCCAGTGCGAAGCCCAAAGCGGTTGCCGCGTCAGGTCCGAGCGATGATGACCTGAGCAAAGCATTGCTGAATAAGATCAACAAAGGCTCTGGTGACATTGTGATTCGCACGGGCGATCTTCCTACGGGCAATCCTCCGCCTCAAGCAAAGCCTGAAACTAAGCCTGAAGCTAAACCAAAAGTAGCGAAGGCACCGGCTAAGCCGGTTGAAAAAGATCCTATTGAGGTGGTGCAGTGGACTTATATGGATGGCCCTGGCGGACCAGAAAATTGGGCTAGCCTCGGTAAAGAAAACCTCGCCTGCATGAAAGGCAAAAGCCAATCCCCGATCAATATCAACGTAGATCGGGCTGTAAAGGCCGAGATGGCTCCATTGGAGTTTCTCTATCGCCCCTCACCACTGTCGATTGTGGATAACGGGTATACCGTCTTGGTGAACTACGGTGAGGGCAGTAATGTGATTGCCGAAGGGCGTCAGTACCGGCTGGTGCAATTTCACTTTCATAAGCCAAGCGAAGAGGCTATTAATGGTGATCGTACCGATATGGTCGCGCATTTAGTACACCAGCACCATGACGGCAGTTTTCTGGAGGTGAGCGTATTGATGAGCACAAAACCCCCTGCTTCAACTCGACGATATTTATGGGGTAATGATGAGGTGAAGGGAAATAGCCTGATCCAAACACTTTGGAATAATGTTCCGCTGGTGAAAGGGAAGGTAGAAACCCCACCAGTCGTGATTGATGTGAACCAACTATTGCCAGCCGATAGGGGTTATTTCACCTACATGGGGTCGCTTTCAACGCCCCCATGCACAGAGAATGTGTTGCGCTATGTCATGAAAACCCCGATCTACGTTAGCCCAGAGCAGGTTAAAAACTTCGATCGAATCTATCCCATGAACGCCCGTCCATTGCAGCCTAAGGGAGACCGTTTGGTTAAGGAATCGACCGGCAACTAA
- the flgC gene encoding flagellar basal body rod protein FlgC encodes MSLLATFNIGSTGMTAQAMRLNVTASNIANAESMSGPDGRPYRARQVEFMAVRQPGSAGSGVEVSKVLESDAPLRMEYRPGHPKANNAGYVEMPNVNPVEEMVNMISASRSYQMNVEAMNVSRVLLLKTLDMGK; translated from the coding sequence ATGAGCCTGCTAGCCACATTTAATATCGGTTCCACTGGCATGACTGCACAAGCCATGCGCTTGAACGTCACCGCATCAAATATTGCCAACGCAGAGAGTATGTCGGGACCCGATGGCCGACCCTATCGCGCAAGGCAAGTGGAGTTTATGGCCGTAAGGCAACCTGGCTCAGCAGGATCGGGAGTGGAGGTTAGTAAGGTCTTGGAAAGCGACGCCCCATTGCGGATGGAATATCGACCAGGGCACCCTAAGGCAAACAATGCAGGCTATGTCGAGATGCCCAACGTCAATCCAGTGGAAGAAATGGTGAACATGATTTCGGCATCGCGTTCCTATCAAATGAACGTGGAAGCAATGAATGTATCGCGGGTGTTGTTGTTAAAAACCCTGGATATGGGTAAGTAA
- a CDS encoding flagellar hook assembly protein FlgD: MAINNPLNGIRTYDPNTANKPVDASPTSSAGGTATEQTQNFLKLLIAQIKNQDPMAPMDASTMTAQMSQLNMVSSMANMNTSMNAMLSQMQSVNFMNQAALIGHSPAVAGNGIAFDGENQVMLGASAANPLKSVVATIKDASGNTVNSVDLGSVNTGMTNFIWNGQNADGSTAPAGMYYLSLSGTNSADASENPTAYVASVVASVTKGTNGDAILNLLDGRTINASEVQQWIS, encoded by the coding sequence ATGGCAATTAACAACCCATTAAACGGCATACGGACCTACGATCCAAATACAGCAAATAAACCAGTTGATGCTTCACCTACATCATCGGCTGGCGGGACTGCGACTGAGCAAACACAAAATTTTCTGAAGTTACTCATCGCACAGATCAAGAATCAAGATCCAATGGCGCCAATGGATGCATCCACCATGACTGCGCAAATGTCGCAGCTCAATATGGTGAGCAGCATGGCTAACATGAACACCTCGATGAATGCCATGCTATCGCAAATGCAAAGCGTGAATTTCATGAATCAGGCTGCCCTGATCGGCCATAGTCCAGCCGTTGCAGGTAATGGCATTGCATTTGATGGGGAAAACCAAGTTATGTTGGGCGCGAGTGCTGCAAACCCACTGAAATCAGTTGTGGCAACCATTAAGGATGCTAGTGGCAATACCGTCAATAGTGTTGATTTGGGTAGTGTAAATACCGGCATGACTAATTTCATTTGGAATGGACAAAATGCCGATGGCAGCACGGCGCCAGCTGGAATGTATTACCTCAGCTTAAGCGGCACAAATTCGGCAGATGCCAGTGAAAATCCAACGGCTTATGTTGCATCCGTAGTCGCGTCTGTAACGAAGGGCACTAATGGCGATGCAATCCTCAATCTATTAGATGGACGAACGATTAATGCGTCCGAAGTTCAGCAGTGGATTAGCTAA
- a CDS encoding flagellar hook-basal body complex protein, giving the protein MGYGIGLSGLMSASEAIDVTSNNISNAQTIGYKSGEYVFSDQFFRAQDPQSQDRAGMGAYRMSIRRTAAYGTVVGSQNPLDMAITGPGMFQLAKTVDGTVPTENPTKFQYTRNGQFAVDSQNRIVNQNGMFLVGYPADSAGKVLSTAKSTLTLDPTPMAQQATKNSNINLNIDNRVDPNPGNIFNAQVPATYSQATSQTVYDDKGAAHTLTMFYKKVNPANLTITARTPGTIADSIFDFSPTQSLGATPAGEQFNKIATTSVAQVGAPNATTQTVSETTLTLMSGTRNTVGSTYNLKLKDGTNLSITQSTAGAGGPPAVAAQYTVSVDRYQVYATLDGNAVASDATQTGLTNVTIGGVTSPEQTSLGTIAFIAGKNLDSLSRDSFGKPQFATQFKIDASGGKGSTFGKTNNGGIVQFTLDSTDMTGYTSAAQTYGNNQDGSATSQLVSYNIDSSGNLVAQYDNGKSKIKGQVLLAYFNNIEGLIPNGNNTFEASSASGDPLLSFPGDGTLGQIRAKALEQSNVDLTGELVKLMVLQRQYSAVSQATKVMASTLIDEAINIGR; this is encoded by the coding sequence ATGGGATACGGAATCGGACTTTCAGGTTTAATGTCAGCCTCAGAGGCAATTGATGTAACCAGTAATAACATCTCAAACGCACAGACAATTGGTTATAAGTCGGGTGAGTATGTTTTCTCGGATCAATTCTTTAGAGCGCAAGATCCCCAATCTCAAGATCGTGCGGGTATGGGTGCATACCGCATGTCCATTCGTAGAACGGCTGCGTACGGTACGGTAGTAGGTTCGCAAAATCCATTGGATATGGCAATAACTGGTCCCGGGATGTTCCAGTTGGCCAAGACCGTGGACGGAACAGTTCCTACTGAAAACCCAACTAAATTTCAGTACACCCGCAATGGCCAGTTCGCTGTAGATAGTCAAAACCGGATCGTGAATCAAAACGGGATGTTCTTGGTTGGCTATCCAGCAGACTCGGCTGGTAAGGTGCTTTCGACTGCAAAGTCTACTTTGACCTTGGATCCAACTCCGATGGCTCAGCAGGCCACAAAAAATTCCAATATCAATTTGAACATTGATAACCGTGTTGATCCAAACCCAGGAAATATCTTTAACGCACAAGTTCCTGCAACGTATTCACAAGCAACATCGCAGACTGTATATGATGACAAGGGTGCGGCGCATACCTTAACGATGTTTTACAAAAAGGTAAATCCGGCAAATTTAACAATTACGGCGCGTACTCCAGGTACTATCGCAGACTCTATATTTGACTTTAGTCCTACCCAAAGTCTGGGCGCAACTCCAGCGGGGGAGCAGTTTAATAAGATTGCCACAACCTCAGTTGCTCAGGTGGGCGCGCCTAATGCGACAACCCAGACTGTTTCTGAGACTACATTAACGTTGATGAGCGGTACTAGAAATACAGTAGGCTCAACTTATAATTTAAAGTTAAAAGACGGTACAAATCTTTCCATTACGCAATCAACTGCTGGCGCTGGAGGTCCACCTGCGGTTGCTGCACAATATACAGTCAGCGTTGACCGTTATCAGGTTTATGCGACTCTAGATGGCAATGCAGTAGCAAGTGATGCTACTCAGACAGGGCTCACTAATGTGACTATTGGTGGTGTTACATCGCCTGAGCAGACCTCGTTGGGAACCATTGCCTTTATTGCCGGTAAGAATTTAGATTCGTTATCACGCGATTCCTTTGGAAAACCACAGTTTGCAACGCAATTCAAAATTGATGCCAGCGGCGGTAAAGGAAGTACATTTGGTAAAACGAATAATGGCGGTATCGTCCAGTTTACATTGGATAGTACTGACATGACGGGCTATACCTCGGCCGCTCAGACTTACGGGAATAACCAAGATGGTTCAGCAACATCACAACTGGTTTCTTACAATATTGACTCCAGTGGAAACCTAGTTGCTCAGTACGACAATGGTAAATCTAAAATTAAAGGGCAGGTATTGCTTGCATACTTTAATAACATTGAAGGCTTGATTCCGAACGGTAACAACACATTTGAAGCATCATCCGCCTCGGGCGATCCATTGTTGAGCTTTCCAGGCGATGGAACATTGGGGCAAATTCGCGCAAAGGCCCTTGAGCAATCAAACGTTGATTTAACAGGGGAGCTAGTGAAATTAATGGTGTTGCAACGCCAATACTCCGCAGTCTCACAAGCGACCAAAGTAATGGCATCAACCTTGATTGATGAAGCCATCAATATTGGTCGCTAA
- the fliP gene encoding flagellar type III secretion system pore protein FliP (The bacterial flagellar biogenesis protein FliP forms a type III secretion system (T3SS)-type pore required for flagellar assembly.) yields the protein MKRKIFWYSVGLTALVGLFPLAVWSQTLPLVTAKSGAAGTSYAVPVETIIALTSLSFLPAALVLMTSFTRILIVFSLLRQALGLTTMPPNIVLIGLSFFLTLFIMNPVFDSIYKNAYQPYSAGKMGFPEAVEVGGKPLKEFMLKQTRRDDLNLFAKMYGQNIDTREDVPFTVLIPAFAISEIKTGFLIGFVIYLPFLVIDFAVASILTSLGMVMVSPMMFSLPLKLIVFALADGWALLATSLVQSYIN from the coding sequence ATGAAGCGAAAAATATTTTGGTACTCCGTTGGTCTAACAGCCCTCGTTGGGCTGTTTCCATTAGCGGTGTGGAGTCAGACTTTACCGCTCGTCACGGCTAAGTCAGGTGCTGCCGGCACGTCGTATGCCGTTCCAGTCGAAACCATCATTGCGCTGACCTCGCTGAGTTTTCTGCCGGCTGCCTTGGTCTTGATGACGAGCTTCACGCGAATTTTGATTGTCTTTTCGTTATTGCGTCAGGCCTTGGGTTTGACGACGATGCCTCCGAATATTGTCTTGATTGGACTGTCATTTTTCCTGACCCTGTTCATCATGAACCCAGTCTTTGACTCCATTTATAAGAATGCATACCAACCATACTCTGCCGGTAAGATGGGTTTCCCAGAAGCAGTAGAGGTTGGCGGCAAGCCTTTAAAAGAATTTATGCTCAAGCAGACGCGTCGGGATGACCTCAATCTGTTTGCCAAAATGTATGGACAAAACATTGATACGCGCGAGGATGTGCCATTCACGGTATTGATACCTGCCTTTGCCATTTCAGAGATTAAAACGGGCTTCTTGATAGGCTTTGTGATCTACCTTCCCTTTTTGGTCATTGACTTTGCGGTCGCCAGTATTTTGACTTCGCTTGGTATGGTGATGGTCTCGCCCATGATGTTCTCCTTACCCCTTAAGCTGATTGTGTTTGCGTTGGCGGATGGCTGGGCGCTGTTAGCCACCTCGCTTGTACAAAGTTATATTAATTAG
- the fliM gene encoding flagellar motor switch protein FliM, translated as MAAEEINVEMNIDAEDQRAMFDKSKIIARRRMPTLELIHERFSRAVRLTLFNMIRAPIEVQMHLPVVKSYQKFVDEFPERTNINIVGIRPLRGVGCWIVDPGVVYIAIDNMFGGEGRLAPRLNLREYTATELRIIRRLVDAFLSEYEKAWKSVYEIKFDFMRQETNFGFAKITSPGEMVLHSKFTIEINGRPGDIDLCIPFWVLEPVKSILYNNMQGFATEPDQHWTDLLNDQVHEAPVTAVAVLARKQMLLREITSLSVGDIIPIEINDPVTVYVDGLPVIKGQYGTKDGRYSVKVGTIQHPTEFLKSPLESARLGPSMMRSAEKGELYEQLPEAAQSQAQVPATASPSDTISAAADGLIPDGQ; from the coding sequence ATGGCGGCAGAGGAAATCAATGTCGAGATGAACATTGACGCTGAAGATCAGCGTGCGATGTTTGATAAATCGAAGATTATTGCTCGGCGCCGCATGCCGACTCTGGAGTTGATTCACGAGCGCTTTAGTCGTGCGGTTCGACTCACCCTCTTTAATATGATCCGCGCACCCATTGAGGTGCAGATGCACCTTCCGGTAGTGAAGAGCTATCAAAAATTCGTAGACGAGTTTCCTGAGCGTACCAACATTAATATTGTCGGTATTCGTCCCTTGCGGGGGGTGGGTTGCTGGATCGTGGACCCGGGCGTTGTTTACATCGCAATTGACAATATGTTTGGTGGCGAAGGGCGCTTGGCACCAAGACTCAATTTACGCGAATATACCGCCACCGAATTGCGCATTATTCGTCGTTTAGTGGATGCCTTTTTAAGCGAATACGAAAAGGCATGGAAATCGGTTTACGAAATTAAGTTTGATTTCATGCGGCAAGAAACCAACTTCGGTTTTGCCAAGATTACCTCGCCGGGCGAGATGGTCTTGCACTCTAAGTTCACGATTGAGATTAATGGCCGGCCGGGCGACATTGATCTGTGCATTCCGTTTTGGGTGCTGGAACCAGTCAAAAGCATTTTGTACAACAATATGCAGGGTTTTGCGACCGAGCCCGACCAGCACTGGACCGACTTATTAAATGACCAAGTTCACGAGGCGCCTGTAACGGCCGTTGCAGTCTTGGCGCGCAAACAGATGCTGCTCCGTGAAATTACGTCCCTTTCGGTTGGGGACATTATCCCCATCGAGATTAACGACCCGGTCACGGTGTACGTCGATGGTTTGCCTGTGATTAAGGGTCAATATGGCACCAAGGATGGCCGTTATTCGGTCAAGGTGGGTACGATTCAGCACCCGACCGAGTTTCTCAAGAGCCCCCTTGAAAGTGCACGCCTCGGCCCTAGCATGATGCGGAGCGCTGAAAAAGGCGAGCTGTATGAGCAACTTCCAGAAGCCGCCCAAAGTCAGGCTCAGGTACCCGCAACTGCCAGCCCAAGCGATACAATAAGTGCAGCGGCAGATGGCTTAATCCCTGATGGCCAATAA
- a CDS encoding flagellar biosynthetic protein FliR: MLTITGLQIEQYMAIFMFASMRVLGLFLTMPLFAFRALPMRFRLMVALAFAAYMMPVIASGLIPNPGSITFFASVIELCIGAFMGFVIRVGFMVIDVAAEILSFQAGFSFASTAFRDPALDSGLVGQFLGLTVIALAFSLNVHLVVLEILMNSFKTIPVGVWPDAWSSKGILDLVTASFRLGLILAMPVLLVYMMFNLTQAFLSRTSPQMNLFSVGFAVSIPLAFLVIFMILPDLKIVLERSLENPLQLLRQGVEVPNAK, encoded by the coding sequence ATGTTGACCATCACCGGTCTTCAAATTGAGCAGTACATGGCGATTTTTATGTTTGCCTCGATGCGGGTGCTTGGCCTTTTCTTAACCATGCCACTTTTTGCCTTTCGAGCTCTTCCAATGCGATTTCGATTGATGGTAGCGCTTGCGTTTGCGGCATACATGATGCCTGTCATTGCGTCTGGGTTGATTCCGAATCCTGGCAGCATTACGTTTTTTGCTTCGGTGATTGAGTTATGCATTGGCGCATTCATGGGCTTTGTAATCCGCGTTGGTTTTATGGTGATTGACGTCGCGGCAGAGATTCTTTCTTTTCAGGCTGGCTTTAGCTTTGCTTCCACCGCCTTCCGAGATCCAGCCCTTGATTCGGGTTTGGTCGGTCAATTTTTAGGCCTCACTGTAATTGCTTTAGCCTTTTCTTTAAATGTTCACCTAGTCGTGCTTGAGATTCTGATGAATAGCTTTAAAACAATTCCGGTTGGGGTTTGGCCTGATGCGTGGTCATCCAAAGGAATTTTGGATTTAGTGACTGCTTCGTTTCGCTTGGGATTAATATTGGCTATGCCGGTACTCTTGGTCTATATGATGTTTAACTTAACGCAAGCTTTTTTGAGCAGAACCAGCCCCCAAATGAATTTGTTTTCTGTGGGTTTTGCGGTGAGTATTCCCTTGGCTTTCTTGGTTATATTTATGATTCTCCCTGATTTGAAAATTGTGTTGGAGCGCTCCCTCGAAAATCCACTGCAATTGTTGCGCCAAGGCGTAGAGGTTCCCAATGCAAAATAA
- the flgG gene encoding flagellar basal-body rod protein FlgG, whose translation MLRSLWIAKTGMDAQQFNLDVITNNLANSSTTAFKRVQPMFQDLLYTTLRSAGSAANAQNLLPTGLQIGSGAAVTSTERNNIQGGLVQTGNQLDVAIQGNGFFQIQLADGTLAYTRNGQFSKSATGQIVTAAGNVVAGAGVIPATATSITINQAGLVQYTLQGNTNAIQAGQITMANFINPAGLQALGGGNFIPTPASGTAQNNIAGSNGMGTTNQYYIEQSNVNVAEELVNLIASQRAYEINTRAVTATDQILQRVSNMGQ comes from the coding sequence ATGTTACGTTCCTTATGGATAGCAAAAACAGGTATGGACGCCCAGCAGTTCAACCTGGATGTCATTACCAATAACTTAGCGAATTCATCGACCACTGCGTTTAAGCGTGTCCAGCCGATGTTTCAGGATTTGCTCTACACCACATTACGTTCTGCAGGCTCTGCAGCAAACGCGCAAAATCTATTGCCCACGGGCTTACAGATTGGTTCTGGTGCCGCTGTTACTTCGACCGAACGAAACAATATTCAGGGCGGATTGGTTCAGACTGGAAATCAACTCGACGTTGCCATTCAAGGCAATGGCTTCTTTCAGATCCAGTTGGCAGATGGAACATTAGCCTATACCCGTAATGGACAGTTCAGTAAAAGTGCAACGGGTCAGATCGTGACGGCGGCAGGCAACGTTGTTGCTGGCGCTGGTGTTATTCCGGCAACCGCTACATCGATCACCATCAATCAGGCCGGCTTGGTGCAGTACACATTGCAAGGCAATACCAATGCGATTCAGGCAGGTCAAATTACGATGGCAAATTTCATTAATCCAGCTGGTTTGCAAGCCTTGGGCGGCGGAAATTTTATTCCTACCCCCGCTTCCGGCACAGCGCAAAATAACATTGCTGGATCGAATGGTATGGGCACAACAAACCAGTATTACATTGAGCAGTCGAACGTCAACGTAGCGGAAGAACTCGTAAACCTGATTGCGTCGCAACGTGCCTACGAAATCAATACGCGCGCAGTGACTGCAACCGATCAAATCTTACAGCGCGTAAGCAATATGGGACAGTGA
- the flgB gene encoding flagellar basal body rod protein FlgB, with protein sequence MNAVPQYDSLAFAESTLKLRTYRQQVLGNNLANSDTPGFKARDIQFADVLKAQMDGKATSSSVSMATTHKAHIPGKVTQDDPRLLYRIPNQPSMDGNTVDADVELSEFTKNSVLTEFAINRVGSTIKSRMSAITGQPS encoded by the coding sequence ATGAACGCTGTGCCGCAATACGACTCACTGGCTTTTGCTGAAAGTACGCTCAAACTGCGTACCTATCGTCAGCAAGTGCTTGGGAACAATTTGGCGAATTCCGATACCCCTGGCTTCAAGGCAAGGGATATTCAATTTGCCGATGTACTCAAGGCCCAAATGGATGGCAAGGCCACTTCGAGTTCAGTAAGCATGGCGACAACCCACAAGGCACATATTCCTGGAAAAGTTACCCAAGACGACCCCCGTTTGCTGTACCGCATACCAAACCAGCCGTCGATGGACGGCAATACGGTGGACGCTGATGTCGAGCTCTCTGAATTTACTAAAAACTCGGTATTGACTGAATTTGCAATTAACCGGGTTGGAAGCACCATCAAATCACGCATGTCAGCTATCACAGGGCAACCCTCATGA